Within Fusarium fujikuroi IMI 58289 draft genome, chromosome FFUJ_chr08, the genomic segment TTAAACTTTCAGTTGCTAAGTTGCTAACATATACTGCTAGAATACAACAGTCTGCACTCAGCACTCCGCACTCCGCACTCCGCATCTACGAGCACTTGGCCTAGTTTTCAAATATTTAAGCTAACCTCGCCTCAAAGTGCTCAATTTCCAAAGAAACCTCATATCTATCAACTGTGACAACATTGGCACATTTTCTTTATTGCAGCAGGCAAACCTCTCGTTGCAAAGCTCTGAGCCTGTCAGCGAGATGAAGGTCGCGATTCTTGGTGCCACTGGTGAGACGGGTACTTCAATCTTGAACGCCCTCCTCGACTCAACGGAGCCACAATATGTACGTCAGGTTTCATTCTTGGCGTAAGAATCTGATTAACTAGCCCGATACTTAGGAGATTACTGCACTAGTCCGTCAATCCTCACTAGAGAAACCCGAGGTACTTGCTCTCCAAGGAAAGGGAATTAACGTCGTAGCTGCGGACCTAAGTGGCCCTGAGGATGAAGTCGCGCGAGTACTCGATGGCATAGATACCGTTATTTCAGCAATCAGTGCTGCCGGCCTCCTTGCGCAAATCCCGCTCATCAATGCCGCTCGCGCCGCGGGTGTCAAGCGCTTTTTGCCTTGCTGCTTCGCCCCGATTATGCCCCCAGCAGGTATTTTAGGGTTGAGAGACGTTGTGCGTCTGCTCAAGTATTGCATTTTTTCTACCGCTAACAGGTGAGACAGAAAGAGCAGGTAATCAATCATGTTAAGAAGGTCAAACTTCCTTATACTATTGTGGATATCGGCTACTGGTATCAGTTGATGCTACCTCGCCTGCCCTCTGGCCGTATTGATTATGCCCTGCCAATCACTCTAGGGGGCATTCCAGGTGACGGAAATACCCCTTGTGCCTTTACAGATCTGCCAGATATTGGAAGATGGGTCGCTCGCATTATCGCCGATCCTCGGACCCTAAACAAGATGGTCTTCGCCTACAACACGGTTCTGACAATGAACCAAGCATACGATCTACTGGAAGAGGCCAGTGGCGAAAAGACTGTCCGCAACTACGTAAGTTCCTTGTCTGATCTCAATCGAGGAGGCACAAATATGTCCTGTACTAATCCGATCTGGGCTTATAGATCTCAGAAGCCGCGGTCATGGAGGGAGTGGCTAGAGCAGAGGCTGATTGCCCGTCTCCGGACTCGTTCAACTACTTCGAGGTAGTGAAGTACCAGTATTTCAACGCACTCGGAATTCGTGGGTATAATACCCCAGAGTACGCGCATTATTTGGGCTATGTAGATGCGACGGAGCTCTATCCCGACATGAAAGTGACCACCCCGGAAACCTATTGTGAGAGGCTTTTAAGTGGCAAGGCTACGATGATCTATCAGCGGCTGATGCCTGCCGCTCAGCAAGGCGAGAGGTGACAAGCATACATGACACTCAACTTCTTGTCACGTTCTGGAAAGCCTCTGCTCGGCTCGAACTTAGTCCAGTTCCTTCTGTTATTGAATGATATTGTTTCTGATAGCAAAGAAttgacagcctcaatcaGCATCTCTTTGCTGTTCGTTTTCCCTGCATGGCCTCCAAAAGGCAAGTGGCTCATGGAATGCATTGCGCTGTAATAAATTTCAAGCTTCCGATCTCAGAATAGGCGTGCCATGAAATCTGACAAAGGTATGTTGAAGGCTGAGAATTTTACTACACCACACCAACAGCTCCTCCGGTAGGTGGCACGATGTTTTGTAACCTTTGGCAGATTTGGTAGATCTTGATGCTCTCTTCAACGA encodes:
- a CDS encoding isoflavone reductase family protein, translated to MKVAILGATGETGTSILNALLDSTEPQYEITALVRQSSLEKPEVLALQGKGINVVAADLSGPEDEVARVLDGIDTVISAISAAGLLAQIPLINAARAAGVKRFLPCCFAPIMPPAGILGLRDVKEQVINHVKKVKLPYTIVDIGYWYQLMLPRLPSGRIDYALPITLGGIPGDGNTPCAFTDLPDIGRWVARIIADPRTLNKMVFAYNTVLTMNQAYDLLEEASGEKTVRNYISEAAVMEGVARAEADCPSPDSFNYFEVVKYQYFNALGIRGYNTPEYAHYLGYVDATELYPDMKVTTPETYCERLLSGKATMIYQRLMPAAQQGER